The genomic region TCCGCGGGCGCGCCATTCTCGATTTGCTTGGCCAACGCGGAACTGGCCGCGTAAACCCCAACTGCTTTATTGCCACTGGCGGCTTCATATTGACTGATGACATCGTCGAGGGCGTCTTTGAGACTGGCTGCAGCGAACACGGTGAAGTTGTCCGCGAACGCCGGCACTGCCCATACAAACACCGCCAAAGCGATTGTGATCCCTCTAAAGAGCCTTTGCTTTCGAGAAGCGGTTCTGCTCGACATTAAATTTCTCATTTCGCCCTCCTAATATTAATAGCTCAGTGTGCTCCAAGTTTCATCTAAAACACGACCCATAAATGCCGCGGCTCCACCAACGCCGCTGTATTCCTCAATGAGTTTGGCTGGATCCACGCCGTGCGCCGCCATTGCGTCACTGCAGGCAAAGAATTTGACGCCGTGTGCGGCCGCTTGACACATGTGTTCATAAATACTCATATCGCGGTTTTTCCCCGCGTAGAGATTTGCCGCCGCCCCCGGCACCAGCAAGAGCACCGATTTGCTGGTGAAATAGATTTCGACCTCCACGTCCATCGCGGCCGCGGCGGCCGCATGGAAGAATGGCGTCGCGCACAGATGCGGCTGATCAGGACTGGCCCCCCAGAGCAGAATGGCAAGTTTTAATTTCATGAAGGGGGAGGTTCCTGTCCGAATTCATTCACCAGATTTAGATACATGTAGCGAATCACCGCTTTGGCAATGTCTGCCCCGGTCACAAGCAGCGCCGAGTCCCTTTGCCAGGCAGGTGGATTGAGCTTGACTAACCATCCCCTGCCATAAGGGTCCCGATTGACCAAGGCCGGATGCTCGCGCACATCCTCGTTGATTGCGACGATTGTGCCAGCAACAGGCGCATGCGCCGAGCGTACGATTTTCGACATTTCCAGCACGGCGAATGAACGATCTCGCTCGATTGCCATGCCAACCTGTTTTGGCATAAACGCAAAAAATTCCCCCGAGATATGTACGCCAAGCGATGTGAGGCCAACCGTAACCATGCCATCAGCATCCATCCGGGCCCAAGTGTCCTGTTCCACGAGATAGTGCAAATCATCCGGGAATGAAAATCCACGCACCGTGACCATTACTCACCTCCCAAACCGCGAAAGGTCTTATCGATGGATTTAATATCGCGGCTTTCGCCGCGCTGGGGCCGAAAAGCGTTGTAACGGCCGCATGAAAATAAGGCAAACCAGGTCGACAGGAAAGATTGGCGGAAGAGAATGGGAGTCGAACCCACCCGGCAGCGCATGGCGCCGCCAACCGGATTTGAAGTCCGGCCGTCCCACCGGAGACGAATCTCTTCCTGATGGTAAAGCGATACCGCGCTCGAAACGCGATGCCCATGCCTGCGAAGCGAAATCATTTGTGTTGCTCACTATCATGCATTGCAGAAAGTAAGTCACGTCTGCGAATGGCATGTATATCCCGCACACGTCGCGTGAAGCCGATCCGATCGAAAAACTCCAGAATCTGGACAGCGCGCTTGCGCCCGAGACCAGTGCGGTCGCGGAACTCGGCGGCGCGCACCATTCCGTTTTCTTCTGCGAGTTCGCCGGCAATTGCCGTCAGGCGTTGAACGGCTGCGTCGTCGTAATACAGATCGCGCACCACCTGGAACACCTCCCCCCGCCTCGCCAAGTGGGCAAGCAGCGTCCGCACCACTGATTCCGGCTGGCCGATTGTTTTCGCGATGTCGCGCACCCAAGGCGGATCGAAGGCGCGTTCAAACAATAATGGACGGATGCGCTCGGCGAGCGCTATTTCCTGATCAGTTAGACGAATGGCGTGATCGGGAAGATGCAGCCAAGCCCCTGTGCGTTGCACTTGTCCGCCGGCCAGAATATCGTCAACGAGCGCGTGCGCAATTGCATCGGGGAGCTTGGGAAAAGCGATGCGCCTGAGACGCGAAACATCGGGCCCCATCTCGTCGGGATGGGTTGTGTGAAAAACCTCTAGGGCTGAGACGGCGCGCTGTTTGAGGGCATCCCAGTACTTGGCCTCGAAAACAAAGTCCTGGCCTTCGGATTGGATGCGCTTCACCGGTAGAGTGTTCAGTATAGTATCGGCATTCGCCACATTCCGGATCAGCAAGAAACGACTGAAATCGACACCCAACGGGGACTGGCTCAGCAACGCGCTAAGGCTGCGTGATTCATTTTCGATTTCCAGCGCAGCCAGAATACTCAGCCGATCAGGCGTGCTGCGATAGCGGCTAGGGGCAAAAGGATCGACGATCTGCCCCCCGGCGATGGTGCGTGTCGCTGAGGCATCGCGCAAAATGAATCGATCACCATGCCATGCGGCCAGGGGTTCGGGCAACAGAATCTGAATCCATCCGCTTTCGCCCGCGCTGATCTGGCCCCGGTCAAGCAATGCCACCCTCGTTAGAGCGTGGGATGATCCCAAGTGGAAATGCATGCTGGCGCCGGATTTGAGCGAACGTTCTTCGCCGGCCAGCATCGTGACTCGGGCATCCAATCGATTGACGGCAAGCGCGATGGCCGGATCAACGATCCAGTCGCCGCGTTGTATCTCATCTTTGCTCATGCCGGCCAGATTGAGCGCGCATCGTTGACCGGACACTCCATGTTCGACGCGTTGATTTTGCGCGTGCAGGCTGCGCACGCGAACCTCACCAACCCGCGTTTTCCGTCCCGGAGTAACGACCACCCGGTCTCCTACCTTGATGCTTCCCGAATGCACCGTTCCCGTCACCACTGTGCCTACCCCGTCAAGGGTAAAGACACGGTCCACCGCAAGGCGGAAGCGGCCTGCGCGTTGCGGTGTTGCTAAGTGCTTGCTGTGCGCGATGAGGTGCGTGCGTAGAGCGTCAATGCCGGTGCCTGCGATGCTGGAAACTGGAAAGACGGGCGTGGTTTCGAAAAACGTCGCGGCAAGCAAATTCGTGATATCGCGCTCCACGATCCGCACACGATCCGTATTGACGCGATCGATTTTAGTCAGCGCTACCGCCCCCTGTTTCACACCTAGCAAATACAGTATTTCCACATGCTCACGCGTCTGCGGCATGATACCGTCGTCGGCGGCTACGACGATCAATCCGTAGTTGATACCGCTGGCGCCGGACACCATGGTGTGGATGAAGCGCTCGTGCCCTGGCACATCGACGAATCCCAGAACCTCTCCCGTTTCAAGCGGCAGGTAAGCGTAGCCGAGTTCGATGGAAATGCCGCGCTTCTTTTCCTCCGGCAGCCTGTCGGTATCCACGCCGGTGAGCGCGCGCACCAGACTGGTCTTGCCGTGATCAACGTGACCCGCCGTGCCGACGATCATGGCTCGAACCTCAACTCCGCGAGTTGCCGCACGAATTCCTCCTCGTTGTGCAGGCAGCGCAGATCGAGCTGGAATGCATTGTCGCGAATAAAACCGATCACGGGGATGGGCAACATCCGGAATGCCGCCTCGATTTTTTTCAACGCTTTCCCATTGCGTCTGGCCGGGGCGACGGACCGAATTACGAAGCCGGCGCTCGCTAAGCGATCCACCGGCAATGAACCGCTGCCGATTTGGCTTTTCATCGACTGAATTGCGACAGTGGCAATTCCCTGTAACGCCGCCGCCAGATGCGGCTGCAGGCGGGAAGCTTGCGCTTGGATATCGCTTTGCTGCCGCGTTAGCAGGCGCAAAGTGGTAAGTCTCGTGGCAAGCCGATCTGGGTCAAGATAAATCTTGAGTACCGCCTCCAGTGCCGCCAAAGTGATTTTGCCAACTCGCAGTGCGCGTTTCAGAGGATTCTTCTTAATGCGCTGGATCAAATCCTTGCGACCGACCAGAATTCCCGCTTGTGGTCCGCCCAAAAGCTTGTCGCCACTGAAGGTCACGAGATCGGCGCCATCGGCGATCGCTTCATCCGGTGTCGGCTCCTTGGACAAGCCGTAGCGGGTAAGATCGACTAGACTGCCGCTGCCTAAATCGACAACGCACGGCAGGTTGTGCGCGTGCGCCAAGGCGCTGAGCTTTTTTTCCGGAACCATCGCGGTAAAACCCGTGATTGCGTAATTGCTCCAATGCACCTTCATCAGCATTCCCGTACGCGGTGAGACCGCTCCGCTAAAATCCTTGAGGTGCGTGCGGTTGGTGGTGCCGACTTCCACCAGCCTGGCGCCCGCCCGTAACATAATGTCTGGCAAACGAAACGCCCCGCCAATCTCGATCAGCTCGCCGCGCGAGACGAGGACCTCTTTCTTGAGCGCCAGGGTGTTGAGAAGCAGGAATACTGCTGCGGCGTTGTTATTGACAACCGTCGCCGCTTCGGCGCCGGTCAATTGGCATAGTAGTCCTTCAACAATGCTGTCACGGTCGCCGCGATTTCCGGTCTGCAGGTCGAATTCCAGCGCCACCGGCCATAGCATTGCGGTTACCACCGCCTGCACCGCCTCCTCCGGCAGCAAGGCGCGACCGAGATTGGTGTGCAGCGTGGTGCCGCTCAGGTTGAATACACGCCGCAAATTAGATTGCGTCTGAACAGCCAACCGCACCGCAAGCTCCGCTGACAGCGACGGTTCGCTAATCGCCGCTTCGTTAAATGCTTGCTTCCTGGCGCGTCTGCGGACCTCCGCCAGCAGGTTCCTCGCCACAGTCGTGACTAGGCTGCGGCCATGTTGTTCGATGAGCTTTTGTGTCGCCGCGAAGTTGAGGACGCGGTCAACCGAGGGAATCTTGGAAAAATCAGGTGCCGGGCTATGCACGATAGACTCCGAGCAAAGTAGTAAAACTAGTCGTCTTCCTCGCCGTGGATCAGCATGAAGTTAACGCCACTGCGTAGTTTGCTTTTTTCGGCAACCAGGAGGTCAAGCTGGACGCTCGCCACGTCATCTGCCGTCGGCTCGACCTGGTTGTCGCGCTCCATGTATAAGATTTTGAGATATGTGTCGCATTCATCGCAGGACTCGGCCTGAATCGCTTTTGATCCACCCTCGATGCCCCAGTAGTGAATGCCTTTGGTGGTTTCGCAATTGCTGCATTTGATACGCACCATGTGCCATTCGGCGGAACACACCGAGCAGTGCAGATAGCGGTGGCCGTTTTCCTGCGCTCCGATGCGGGCAATGCTCGCTACCGGGCGCGAGCCGCACACCGGGCAAACGCCGGGTGCATCGATGCGGCCGAAGCTTTCCCGCCCCAAAGTAGTAGCCATGTGTACCCAATAAACCTGCAATGCGCTACCGAGAAGTGGAGCTGTAGCCGTATCCAGCCCGAACATAACGGCTGCAAGCAGCTTGCTCGCCTGCCCCTCGTAATATTCGTCGGGCGAACCCTCGAGACGCATGATCACTTCGCGCACCCTTCCCTGCGTCTCATCGGCAAGGCGGCGCAGCATGCGGCGCAGCAGGTCGCACCACATCCGGTCGCGGTGATGGGTCTGCACGTTAAGCGGCGGCATGCCGTGCTCTTTACACTGTTGGATCTGCTCGGGCTTGGGCAGTGCGACCGGCGGCATGTTCTCCAGCGCCCATTGCTGTGTTTCAGCGACTGCTGCGATTAACGCCAGGTAATCGCCCATCGGGTGGTTGGGCGCAAGTTGTTTGAGCCGTGCGGCGCGGTCAGAAAACAGGGAACTCCGAAGCGGAAGGCGCAAAAACGGTATTTCGCTGCCGCTCAGCTGTTCGATCTCGTCAGGCTCAAGGATTCGTGTCGCCATGAATTTGCGATAAAAAAACCGGACGGCGAGCCGTTACAGCCCGCCATCCGATGTGAGGAACCAGTTCAAAACCTACTTGCTCATTTCACGGTACCAGCCTGGATGATGCTTTGCCGCCCAGGCTTTGGATACCGTACCTCGGGTCATCGCACGGGTCGTGCCTTTCACCCAAATTGCGGCATAAATGTGCACGATGATGCCGAGTATCAGAATGAATGCGGCGAGTGAATGTAACAGCGTGCAAAGCCGCACCAGCCCGATCGGAAAGGCATCGGCGAAATACGGCCGCCAGAAGATGAACCCGGTCACCGCCAGCACAGTCACGCAGCCCACCATCACCCAGAACAACACCTTTTGTCCCGCGTTGTAGCGGCCGACTTCGGGCAGATTCTCCTCACGGTTGTTGAGCACATCGCGCCATTTCGAAAGCCATTTACGGTCGTTGTCGTTAAGCCGGTTGTGATTCCAGAAACGAAACGCAAGCGCGAGAAAAAACGCGAACATCACCACGCCGATGAAAGGATGGAGGATTCGCGCCCAAGGGCCGCCGCCAAACAGATTTACCAGCCAAAACATCGAGGGATGGAAGAACGCCAGGCCGGAAAGCCCTGCCAGGATGAAACTGATGGCGACAATCCAGTGGTTGACGCGATCGCTTTCGCTATAGCGTTGGATAAAGCTGCTCATGATTTCTCCTTTTCTTCTTCCACCTCATTGGGACCTACCTTGACGTAATGGAAGAAACCAGCCAATACGGTGACGCCGAGACCTAATAACGCGAGCGGCTTGAATGCGCCTTTCCATAAACCGACCAGCGGGCTGATGTGCGGATCGGCAGGCAGGCCATGGTAAATTTCCGGTTTGTCGGCGTGCTTCAGCACATACATGACATGCGTACCGCCGACCCCTTGTGGATCATAAAGTCCCGCGTTTTGGTAGCCGCGCTCCTTCAGGTCGGTAATGCGCTCTTCCGCGTGATGAATCATATCTTCCTTGCTGCCGAACACCAGTGCACCCGTCGGGCAGGATTTTATGCAGGCGGGTTCCAGCCCGACCGCCACACGGTCCGAACACAGAGTGCACTTGTAGGCCTTGTTGTCCTTCTTGGAAATGCGCGGGACGTTGAACGGGCAACCGGTAACGCAGGAGCCGCAGCCGATGCAGTTCTCTTCGATGAAATCCACGATGCCGCTGGAGTACTGCACGATGGCGCCGGGCGCCGGGCAGGCCTTGAGGCAGCCCGGATCGGCGCAGTGCATGCAGCCGTC from Burkholderiales bacterium harbors:
- the selA gene encoding L-seryl-tRNA(Sec) selenium transferase; this encodes MHSPAPDFSKIPSVDRVLNFAATQKLIEQHGRSLVTTVARNLLAEVRRRARKQAFNEAAISEPSLSAELAVRLAVQTQSNLRRVFNLSGTTLHTNLGRALLPEEAVQAVVTAMLWPVALEFDLQTGNRGDRDSIVEGLLCQLTGAEAATVVNNNAAAVFLLLNTLALKKEVLVSRGELIEIGGAFRLPDIMLRAGARLVEVGTTNRTHLKDFSGAVSPRTGMLMKVHWSNYAITGFTAMVPEKKLSALAHAHNLPCVVDLGSGSLVDLTRYGLSKEPTPDEAIADGADLVTFSGDKLLGGPQAGILVGRKDLIQRIKKNPLKRALRVGKITLAALEAVLKIYLDPDRLATRLTTLRLLTRQQSDIQAQASRLQPHLAAALQGIATVAIQSMKSQIGSGSLPVDRLASAGFVIRSVAPARRNGKALKKIEAAFRMLPIPVIGFIRDNAFQLDLRCLHNEEEFVRQLAELRFEP
- a CDS encoding DsrE family protein, translated to MKLKLAILLWGASPDQPHLCATPFFHAAAAAAMDVEVEIYFTSKSVLLLVPGAAANLYAGKNRDMSIYEHMCQAAAHGVKFFACSDAMAAHGVDPAKLIEEYSGVGGAAAFMGRVLDETWSTLSY
- the fdxH gene encoding formate dehydrogenase subunit beta, with product MASLQSLDLKQRSATTTQPPSVRQTVEVAKLIDISKCIGCKACQAACMEWNDIRDTVGTNVGVYDNPPDLTENSWTVMRFTEYEENGRLEWLIRKDGCMHCADPGCLKACPAPGAIVQYSSGIVDFIEENCIGCGSCVTGCPFNVPRISKKDNKAYKCTLCSDRVAVGLEPACIKSCPTGALVFGSKEDMIHHAEERITDLKERGYQNAGLYDPQGVGGTHVMYVLKHADKPEIYHGLPADPHISPLVGLWKGAFKPLALLGLGVTVLAGFFHYVKVGPNEVEEEKEKS
- the fdhE gene encoding formate dehydrogenase accessory protein FdhE: MATRILEPDEIEQLSGSEIPFLRLPLRSSLFSDRAARLKQLAPNHPMGDYLALIAAVAETQQWALENMPPVALPKPEQIQQCKEHGMPPLNVQTHHRDRMWCDLLRRMLRRLADETQGRVREVIMRLEGSPDEYYEGQASKLLAAVMFGLDTATAPLLGSALQVYWVHMATTLGRESFGRIDAPGVCPVCGSRPVASIARIGAQENGHRYLHCSVCSAEWHMVRIKCSNCETTKGIHYWGIEGGSKAIQAESCDECDTYLKILYMERDNQVEPTADDVASVQLDLLVAEKSKLRSGVNFMLIHGEEDD
- a CDS encoding formate dehydrogenase subunit gamma — encoded protein: MSSFIQRYSESDRVNHWIVAISFILAGLSGLAFFHPSMFWLVNLFGGGPWARILHPFIGVVMFAFFLALAFRFWNHNRLNDNDRKWLSKWRDVLNNREENLPEVGRYNAGQKVLFWVMVGCVTVLAVTGFIFWRPYFADAFPIGLVRLCTLLHSLAAFILILGIIVHIYAAIWVKGTTRAMTRGTVSKAWAAKHHPGWYREMSK
- a CDS encoding glycine cleavage system protein H, encoding MVTVRGFSFPDDLHYLVEQDTWARMDADGMVTVGLTSLGVHISGEFFAFMPKQVGMAIERDRSFAVLEMSKIVRSAHAPVAGTIVAINEDVREHPALVNRDPYGRGWLVKLNPPAWQRDSALLVTGADIAKAVIRYMYLNLVNEFGQEPPPS
- the selB gene encoding selenocysteine-specific translation elongation factor, producing the protein MIVGTAGHVDHGKTSLVRALTGVDTDRLPEEKKRGISIELGYAYLPLETGEVLGFVDVPGHERFIHTMVSGASGINYGLIVVAADDGIMPQTREHVEILYLLGVKQGAVALTKIDRVNTDRVRIVERDITNLLAATFFETTPVFPVSSIAGTGIDALRTHLIAHSKHLATPQRAGRFRLAVDRVFTLDGVGTVVTGTVHSGSIKVGDRVVVTPGRKTRVGEVRVRSLHAQNQRVEHGVSGQRCALNLAGMSKDEIQRGDWIVDPAIALAVNRLDARVTMLAGEERSLKSGASMHFHLGSSHALTRVALLDRGQISAGESGWIQILLPEPLAAWHGDRFILRDASATRTIAGGQIVDPFAPSRYRSTPDRLSILAALEIENESRSLSALLSQSPLGVDFSRFLLIRNVANADTILNTLPVKRIQSEGQDFVFEAKYWDALKQRAVSALEVFHTTHPDEMGPDVSRLRRIAFPKLPDAIAHALVDDILAGGQVQRTGAWLHLPDHAIRLTDQEIALAERIRPLLFERAFDPPWVRDIAKTIGQPESVVRTLLAHLARRGEVFQVVRDLYYDDAAVQRLTAIAGELAEENGMVRAAEFRDRTGLGRKRAVQILEFFDRIGFTRRVRDIHAIRRRDLLSAMHDSEQHK